In the Polyangiaceae bacterium genome, GCAGGGGCGGCCGAGAGAGCGCCGGGCGCGATGCCGGCGACGAGGGATAGAGCGGCAATCGTCTTCTTCATGATCAGCACCAACGTACTCGAACTCGGTAGGTTACTTTGGTCTTGCCCCGGGCGGGGACAGCGACGTCGAACTTGAAGGTCTTGGAGTCCTTTTTGACGTGGGGATGGCTCTCTTCGAGGATCTCCCACTCACCCCCGATCGGCTCGACGACCTCGACGCGGATTCCATCGTCTTTGTGGTTGCGTAGCTCGACTTCCCACTCACTCTCGGATGCGCATACGCCCAGGGTCTGCCAGCTCATCTGCTTGCGATCGCCGACGACATCGAAAGCTTCCCCCATCTTTATCCGGATCTCTTCGTCGCGGGGCGTGTGATCGATGCGGTCCTCGCCGATGAACTGCTTGGCGCCGCTCTTGTCCGCCTTGTAAACGCGCACGGTGCCCGCTGGGAGCGCCATGCCCATCGAGTTCTTCTTGCTGTTGTCGATGTCTAGGTAGACGCCGACCTTCTGGTTCTGCACCACCTGTCCGTAGCGACCGCGGTACACGTGTTCGGCACCGAAGAAGATCAGCTTCTTCTCGATGCCGACGCCAGAAGCGTCGAGCAGCGCCACCTGCTTTTGCTCCTTGTCCAGCACGTCCGTGGGACGCGCCAGGCTGTACAGGTGGTACTCGAAGAAGCCTTCCTCGCTGAACTGCTTCTCCGCCTCGCCCGCGGGAGCTTTCGCCGTGGCCGCCAGGGTGTCATAGCGGCCCTCCTCGACGACCCGCTGCACGTCGCCCGCCACGAGCTTCAGCTCCGCGTTCTCGTAGCTGGTGCCACTGTTGTTGGACAGGGTCACCCAGCCGGTCAGATCTCCCTTCGCGTCCTTGTCGTCGACGGTCAGCACGTAGTCCGCGACCCAGTTGAGGTTCTGGGATAGATAGCTGACCTCGACGCGCTGTTCCGGCATGCCGCTGGCCAGAAGCCACACCAGGGTGGGCTTCGACATCAGATTCTTCGGCACGCCGGGGAAGGCCAGGCGTCCTGGGAAATCGTAGGTGACCTCGCCGTTGATGCGCAGCACCGTGCCTTGCTCCACGGCCAACACTTCGGCGTCGAAGGCCTCCTCGACCCCCGTGCGTTCGTTGTAACGATAGGCTTTGATCGTCTTGCCTACGTACTTCTCGAGCAGTTTCTGCGGGCTCAGCAGGTCGTATCGATAGTTCTGCTCGAGCACAGAAAGCGCGCTCGCCTTGTCGAGGCTCTGAATGTGTACCGTCTCGGGTTGAATGTGGGCGGATACGTCCTGGAATTCCAGGGACACGCGCCCCTTGCCGAGCTTCACCCGTCGCACTTCACGAACCAGTCCGAAGTTCTGGTTGTAGACGGTGATCGCGACCTTCTCGCGTTGCTTGGCGCTGGACTCCTGTTCGCTCGCCGGACTGGCCGACGGAGGCTTGGCAGGTGGCGTGCCACCACAGGCGGCAAGGCATAGGGACGCGGCGAGAGCGGAGAGGGCGGACGTTCGGGACATGGAACCTACGTGGACAGAGAGGCGCGCTGGGGGAACGGCGCGGGTGGGACGGAGCTTACAGGGTGCCGTATCGAAGGGTGCAGCCGGAGCGAATCATGGCGGGTTTCCCCCCGGTTTGTAGCCGGTACGGTGCTGGCTCCAGGGAGGTCACGCCGACGAGTGGTCACAGCGGCGCAGTCCGTGACCGACCTGACCAGCCTCTCGGCCTGACGGAAGTCAGTTTGGGCTCGACCCGCGTGGGCTAAAAGCGGCGCGAACCGGAGGTGAAGCCCCAGTGAAACGGGCAACGACTGGTCGTGAAAGAATAGGTATCGCAATGCTGCTGGCGCTTGCGGCGCAAACTGCTTGCGGCAGTAGTGAGAGCAACACGAATCCGCACGGTCAGCAGGATGCGGGCACAGATCTCGGTGCTGATGTGGCCGAGGACGCGCCGGACATCGACGCGGGCGTGGATGCAGACGTGGACGCCAGCGCGGACGCCGCCACCGATGCCGGACAGGGCTGCACCAGTTGTCACGGTAGCGACCAGGGCAGCGCGCCGCCCCAGGATCTCGGCGGCGGGACGAGCACCGGGCTGCCGGGCGTTGGGGCGCATCGCGCACATGGCTCACCATCGGTGCTGTTTCGCACGCCGCAGTGTGATGACTGCCATGTGGTCCCCACACAAGTGGACGATCCTGGACACCTCGGGGATCCACCGGCGGACCTGACCTGGGGAGCATTGGCGAGTGCGGACGGAGCGAATCCTGGCTACTCGAACGGAAAATGCTCCGTCTACTGTCATGGGCAGACGCTGTCTGGAGGGAGCGTCACGGAGCCCGAATGGACCCTCGTGGGCGTTGGGCAAGCCGGGTGCGGTGCTTGCCACGGCCTGCCGCCGCCTGCGCCACATCCCAAGACTTCTTCAGGCACATGCAACCCCTGCCACGACTTCGACGGAGCCGTGCCGAACGACCCCAGCACCCATGCCGACGGCAAGGTCGACTTGGTCGGCGTGACGTGTGAGGCCTGTCATGGCAGCGCGCAGAGCTACGCGCCTCCAAAGGACACGCAGGGGAACACTTCCACGACGGCTACCGGCGTCGGCGCGCACCAAACTCATCTCACCACCGCGGCGCTGTTCCGCACGGTGCTCTGCGCCGACTGTCACAAGGTACCGGGTGTCTACAGTGATCCGGGTCACCTCGACCCACTGCCCGCTGAGTTGACTTGGGGACCCACTGCCAAGGCCGATGGCGTGACGCCGAGCTACGGGTCTGGGAAGTGTTCCGTCTATTGCCACGGCAAGTCTCTCGAAGGGGGGACGCTGACAGAACCCGAGTGGACGAAGGTGGGCAGCGGCCAGGCCGCGTGTGGCAGCTGTCACGGGCTTCCGCCACCGAAGCCACATCCAACCGTGTCGCCGACCAGCTGTGGTCCCTGTCACGACTTCACGCAGTTGGTCCCCAACAAGCCCGCTACCCACGTCGACGGTAAGGTCGACGTCGCCGCGTGCGGTGAGTGCCACGCGGTTCCGCCCGCGACGGGCGCGCACAGCATCCACTATGGCGACATCTCGAGCCCGCCTCTGGCGAGCTACGGCGACACAACCGCGGTGCAAGACTACTTGCCGTCGGGCGCGCCCTACTATGCGTTTGGCTGCGGCAACTGCCACCCCATCGACCCGGCCAAGCATTTCAACGGCAGCGTCGACGTCGAGCTCAGCGATCCCGCGGCGCCCTCGGGCAGCTTGAAGTCCCTGTCGCCCAGCACGGCGAGCTACACCGGGGGCAGCTGTAGCGATGTCTACTGTCACAGCTCGGGACAGGCCACTCCGACCTTCGTCACGTCGCCGGCGTGGAACGGAGGCACCCTTCCCGCACCGCGTTGTGCCGCTTGCCACGACAATCCGCCGTCCTATCCTTCCGGCGGCGCCGGCACTGCCACTGCCAACACGCATGTACAGGAGTGGAGCGCGACGGAGGCCTGGGGCCACTTTGCGGGCATGTCGGGGCTGCACGGAAACAAGCACGGTGGAGTGGGTTCATCCCCGCTGACCTGTCAGACCTGCCACTTCGACACCGTCGACCCGTCGAACGTCGCGCCTGGCGGCTTCTACTATCTCGACACCACCGTCGACATCAACCTCGGAGGCGCCGCCTCCTACGACTGCAACAACGCCGGTTGCCACGACGGAGCGAGCGGCTCCCCCGCGTCCGGAACAGGTGCGGTCCGCACCGCGAAACACGTCAACGGCAAGCGGGACGTCGTGTTCGATCCTCGCGAGAGCATTCCCGCATGGGTGACCGGCCTGCCCGCTCCACCCAATCGCCCGCTCTACCCGCTTTGGTCTGCCAACGGTTTCTCTTCGTACATTCCACCGGGAGCCGTGATGACGGGCACGACCTGGTCAGCGACCCTGAAGGGCGCGAGCTACGATCCAGCCAACAAGACATGCTCCAGCATTCCCTGTCACCTCAAACAGTCCTACGGCACCGGAAAGCCGAGCTACGATCCCCTGACCTGGGGCGCCGCCTACAGCTGCAACGCCTGCCACCAGTACTAGCGCCATGGCCACCAGTACTGGCGCCGTGGCGGTTGAGAGCGCTTCCAGTCGGAACACGCCGGCAGTGAGCGGCGGTCGACCTATTCCGCCGGCGCGGGTTTGGGCTGGGCCGGGGCCGGAGCGCTGGGCGCTTCGGAATGGATGCGCATGCCGTAGAAGCTGCGCCAGACGAAGAACAGGGTCAGTGCGAAGAAGATCGCGGCGAGCACCGCGCTGGTCTCGCGGCTGAGTTGCAGCGCGAGCTCCACAGCCAGGAGGCCGAACAGGGTCGTGAACTTGATGATCGGGTTCATGGCCACACTGCTGGTGTCTTTGAAGGGGTCGCCCACGGTGTCGCCGACGACCGTCGCGTCGTGCAGCGCCGAGCCCTTCTCCTTCAGTTCCACCTCGACGATCTTCTTGGCGTTGTCCCAGGCGCCGCCCGCGTTGGCCAGGAACAAGGCCTGGAACAAGCCGAAGAGCGCGATGCTGATCAGGTAGCCGATGAAGAAAAAGGGCTCTGCGCAGGAGAAAGCCAGGGCCGCGAAGAAGACCGCGAGGAAGATGTTGAACATGCCCTTCTGCGCGTAGGTGGTGCAGATCTCGACCACCTTCTTGCTGTCCTCGATGCTGGCCTTCTCCACACCCTCGAGCTTGATGTTCTTCTTGATGAACTCCACGGCGCGATAGGCGCCTGTGGTCACGGCCTGGGTGGAAGCTCCGGTGAACCAGAAGATCATGGCGCCGCCGGCGATGAGGCCGAGCAGGAACGGGGGGTGGAGCACCGAGAGCTTCTCCAGGTTCTCCTTCAACCCGCTGGTGAGCACCACGATGATGCTGAAGATCATGGTCGTGGCGCCTACCACGGCCGTGCCGATCAGCACTGGCTTGGCCGTCGCCTTGAAGGTGTTCCCCGCGCCGTCGTTCTCCTCCAGCATGTGCTTGGCGCGCTCCCAAGACACGTCGAAGGAAAAGTCCTTCTTCAACTCGGCGTCGATGCCTTCGATGTTCTCGATGGTCGACAGCTCATAGACGCTCTGCGCGTTGTCCGTTACCGGGCCGTAGCTGTCGACGGCGATGGTCACCGGTCCCATCCCCAAGAAGCCGAAGGCCACCAGACCGAACGCAAAGACAGCCGGCGCCATCATCAACTCGCCGAGGCCGAGGCTCGAGACGTAGTAGCTAGTGCCCATCAGTGTGATGACCACCATCCCCATCCAGAACGCGCTGAAGTTGCCAGCGGTCATTCCGGACAAGATGTTGAGCGACGCGCCTCCCTCGCGCGAAGACGTCACTACCTCGTCCACGTGACGACTCTCCGTAGAGGTAAAAACCTTGATCAGCTCGGGGATGACGGCTCCTGCCAAAGTTCCACAGCTGATGATGATGCTGAGCTTCCACCACAGGCTCGGGTCGCCGCCCAGGTTTGGAATCAGTAGGTAGGAAACCAGGAAGGTGAGAGTGATGCTGACGGCCGAGGTCAGCCAGACCAACACGGTCAGCGGTACTTCGAAGTTGGCGTTGCCATTCTTGCCGAAGCTGCCGCGCTGGAAGGCCTCGTTCGCCAGGTAGCTCGCTGCACTGGCGACCACCATCATGATGCGCATGGCGAAGATCCAGACCAGCAGTTGGACTTGCAGTAGCTCTTGCGGAACCGCCAAGAGGATGAACGTGATGAGCGCCACGCCCGTGACACCGTAGGTCTCGAATCCATCCGCAGAGGGTCCGACGCTGTCACCGGCATTGTCGCCAGTGCAGTCCGCAATTACGCCCGGGTTCCTCGCGTCATCCTCCTTGATCTTGAACACGATCTTCATCAGATCGCTGCCAATGTCGGCGATCTTGGTGAAGATGCCACCCGCGATGCGCAGTGCCGATGCTCCAAGGGACTCGCCGATGGCGAAGCCGATGAAGCAGGGGCCGGCGTAGTCCCGGGGGATGAACAACAGGATCGCCAGCATGATCAACAGTTCGACGCTGATCAGTGCCATGCCGATGCTCATTCCGGCCTTCAGGGGGATGGCGTAGAGGGGATAGGGCTTGCCGGCGAGGCTCGCGAATGCCGTGCGCGAATTTGCGTAAGTATTGATGCGAATGCCGTACCAGGCGACGGCGTAGCTGCCCGCGATACCGACCAGTGAAAACGCGAGGATGATGAGGACCTTGCCGACGCCCATCTGCTGCAGCAGGCCAAAGTAGACGATGATGATGGCACCGATGAAGAGCTCCAGGATCAAGATGAACTTGCCCTGGGTGATCAGATACGTCTTGCAGGTCTCGTAGATCAGATCGCTGATTTCGCGCATCGACGAGTGCACTGGCAGGTTCTTGACCTGCACCAGTGTGACGTAGCCGAACAGCATGCCCAGGGCACAGACGCCCAGGCCGATCATCAGCAGGCCTTTTCCGCTCATGCCCAGCATGTGAACCGCATCGAGATCCGGCAGCACCAGGTTCGCCTCGCCGCCGTGGTGGCCGGGAGAGGCAAAGGCGGCTGACGCCACGAACAGCGTTGCCAGCAAGCTGAGCAGCATGGTCAGCGTGTGTGAGATGCGGCGCATCAGGCCGCAAGCGTTCGAATGAGACATGAAACCATTCCTCCGCGAGTGCGCGGAGGCGAGCTTCCACTGGGTGCATGCACGTGCGCGATGAGCGCCCGCCCGCCCTGTTTGGCCTCGCCTCGAAGCGGCGCCGGTGTAGCAAAGCGCGGGCAACTTGCCAATGCGCCAAGCCATCTCGGGCGCTGCACGCTGCAGGATGACGGAAGCAGCAATGAAACCGCGGGTTTGCCCGGTGCGCACCTGGAGTGGGCGGCGGGCTTTGCCGCGGCGATCTTCGCGGGTCAGAGGCCTCCGCTAGGTTCAGTGGATGGCGACGGGGAGGATCTTCAGCTCGTCGAAGGTGCCCATGGACTCAGCCTTGCTGGGCGGCGAGCCTATTTGGATGGACTCCCCGGCACTGGCTTGGCCGACGGCTTCCGTGCCTTGGGTGAACGTCGTTGGCGCAAACGCCGTGTCGTTCAGGTAGAAGCGGGCGCTCGGTGTCGGGCTGGTCTTCCAGCTGAAAGCGAGATGCGTCCACACGTTCTGCTTCAAGACGGATTCGACCGTGCTCTGCGCCAGGACGGCGATGAACATGAACACGCCGCCGCCCTCGTCACGCTTCATCGAAATCTCCAGGGCGCGGTCGTTGCGGCGGACGATGCGTAGGCCACCGTTCGCGTTGGCGATCCCAGTCGTCTGCACCAGGTAGTGAGTCTTGGCGTCTGCCAAGTCGAACTCTGGGCGAAACCAGAAGGCGATCGTTCCTTCCGCGTGATTGATGGTAGCGTTTCCGTTGTCAATCTCGGGGAACTCGACGTACTGCCCCGCCTGCGTGGAGCGATAGCCGGCCGCGCACACGCCTGGCGTGAAGTCCTGGGGCCCGACGGGGTTGCCACCCGGGCCGACGTCGGGGTTCGTGATTGCGGTCGATGAACCCAAACGGCAGAACAGGAGGGGCGTGACTCCCAGCGTCCCGGGACAGGTGGACAGCTTGGAGGGATTCGGGCCCGCATCTCCGGCATCGGAGGCGTCGTTCCCAGCGTCGAGAGCGCCACCGGAGCCGGCATTGCCGCCGGCACCGCCGGAGCCGCTGCTGCCGGCGCTGCCACCGGACCCGTATCCTCCACTGCCAGCCGCCGCGTCGGTGCCGGCGTTTCCGCCCGACGCCGATACCTTTCCGCTGCTGCTGGAGCTACAGGCAGCGAGTGCGATGACGCCCAGGCCGACCCCCAGCCAAACCGAATGCTTCGAAGTCAAGGCAACAGCATAACACGCGCAGGATTGCGCTGGCGCCCCCGAGGAGATTCGGCCCCGCCACTCAGCGCGGGAGGCGACTTCTCGCGGCGCCGCATGCCGAGACCCAACCCCAAGACCTCAGCCGCCGAGACCGCGCGGTGGCGGGTCAGTTGACGTCGACCGTGGGGGCAACCGGGAGGCGGATGCGCAGAGTCGTGCCGCTGCCAACCTTGCTCTCCGCGGTGATGCTACCGCCGAGATCGCCGATCAGGCGATGCGCGAGAGCCAGTCCGAGTCCCATGCCCTGGCCGACGGTACGGGTCGTGTAGAAGGGATCGAAGATGCGGCTCAGTCGGTCTGGCTCGATGCCGACTCCGGTGTCCCGTACCTGAACGTCGACGAACCCGTCTCGCGAGCCTACGGAGATCTCGACTTCATTCTGGTCGGGAGCCCCGGGGCGGATGGCCTGCGCCGCATTGAGCAGCAGATTGAGGAAGACCTGGCCCAGTCGATGCTCGTTCGCGATGACGTCGGGCACCTCTTCGAAGTGTTCGATGGTGCGGCAGCGATGCTGCAGCTCGAGCCGCGCCAGGCTGAGCGTCGTTTCCATCAGGGTGCGGACGTTGACCGGGCCCTCGGCGTCGGCGCGGCTTTGGGAAAAAATCTGCAAGTCTTGCACGATGCGCCGAACGCGATCGGTGCCGTCGCGGGCGTCCGTCAGCGCTTCCAGTACCGACTGCACCGTTTCGGCGTCGGCACCATCCTGGGCGCGCTCCAGGCGTTCCAGGGCGTATTCCACGTTGGCGAGCACCGAAGACAGCGGGTTGTTGATCTCGTGGGCCACGCCAGCGGCCAAGGTCCCGACGGTGACCATGCGCTCGCTGAGGGCCAACTGTTGGCGCGCGTCCGAGAGCTTGCGCTCCGCCTCGCGGGCCTTGATCAGGGCGCGCACGGTGGCGACCAGCACTTCTTCACTCACGGGCTTGGGCAGGTAGGCATCCGCACCGAGTTCCAGGGACTTCACGTGGGTCTTCACGTCCGCGGAGCGGGAGGCGGTGCAGTGCACGACGGGCAAGTGCCGCGTCGCTTCCCGCGCCTTCAGAATCCTGCACAGCTGGAACCCGTCCAACCCGGGCAGCTCGATGTCGAGCACGATCGCCAGGTGATCGGGCGAGACGATGCGCAGCGCCTCCTCCCCGCTGGCAGCGCCACTCACCGCGAACCCAGCGTCCAAAAGCTGCTGGGTCGTGGTGCGGAGCCCGAGCTCGTTGTCGTCCACGACGAGGACTGTTCCGGGTGCCATCGAAATTGCTCTACTCGACAGCATAGATTACGGCACGTCGCGAGGAAGCTGGAGGCTTTTCGTTCAACGCGGCGCGCGTCGCCGGAAGAGCCCCAGGACTACGAGCAGGAGTAGTCCGCCGTAGGTCGGTGTCGCTGCGCCCGCCTGTCTGCAGCCGCAGCCCGAATCGTCTTGGGCAATGCGGCGTGTGGACTGCTTGCCACCTCCGCCCACCGCTCCTCCGCTGGCATTGCCTGCGGCTCCGGCGCTGCCCCCGGCGCCGCCAGCGCTGCCGCCCCCGACGCCCGCGTCCGCGACGGCGCCGGCACTGCCGGCGACGCCCGCGTCAGGCTGAGTGCTCCCGCCGAAGCAGTTCGACTCGTGGGTGGGGCGCGTGTTGCCGCAGTCCGTCGGCGACGCGCAACTGGGCTCGGGCAAGGCCGGCGGCGAACCCGAGCCGCCCACGTTCGCCGGATTCGGGTAGGCGAGGGCGACGCTTTCCCAACGCGGCGGCGAGCCCGCGGGGTGCTCCACGTTGCCGAACACCTTTTCTTGGTAGGGCGCGGCGCCGCCGACCTTGGGATTCCACACGCCGCGGCTGGAGCTGTACGTCGGATTGCTCGGGTTGTTGCTGTAGGCCAGCCCATTGTAGGCCCAAGTGGCAGTGTACCAGTGCTCGATCACCGTCGGCTGACGGTCCCCGACGCACTTGGTGGCACGCCACTTTGCGGCGAAGATCTGGGCGCCAGTAGCCATGTT is a window encoding:
- a CDS encoding DUF4139 domain-containing protein; the encoded protein is MSRTSALSALAASLCLAACGGTPPAKPPSASPASEQESSAKQREKVAITVYNQNFGLVREVRRVKLGKGRVSLEFQDVSAHIQPETVHIQSLDKASALSVLEQNYRYDLLSPQKLLEKYVGKTIKAYRYNERTGVEEAFDAEVLAVEQGTVLRINGEVTYDFPGRLAFPGVPKNLMSKPTLVWLLASGMPEQRVEVSYLSQNLNWVADYVLTVDDKDAKGDLTGWVTLSNNSGTSYENAELKLVAGDVQRVVEEGRYDTLAATAKAPAGEAEKQFSEEGFFEYHLYSLARPTDVLDKEQKQVALLDASGVGIEKKLIFFGAEHVYRGRYGQVVQNQKVGVYLDIDNSKKNSMGMALPAGTVRVYKADKSGAKQFIGEDRIDHTPRDEEIRIKMGEAFDVVGDRKQMSWQTLGVCASESEWEVELRNHKDDGIRVEVVEPIGGEWEILEESHPHVKKDSKTFKFDVAVPARGKTKVTYRVRVRWC
- a CDS encoding CxxxxCH/CxxCH domain-containing protein, whose protein sequence is MLLALAAQTACGSSESNTNPHGQQDAGTDLGADVAEDAPDIDAGVDADVDASADAATDAGQGCTSCHGSDQGSAPPQDLGGGTSTGLPGVGAHRAHGSPSVLFRTPQCDDCHVVPTQVDDPGHLGDPPADLTWGALASADGANPGYSNGKCSVYCHGQTLSGGSVTEPEWTLVGVGQAGCGACHGLPPPAPHPKTSSGTCNPCHDFDGAVPNDPSTHADGKVDLVGVTCEACHGSAQSYAPPKDTQGNTSTTATGVGAHQTHLTTAALFRTVLCADCHKVPGVYSDPGHLDPLPAELTWGPTAKADGVTPSYGSGKCSVYCHGKSLEGGTLTEPEWTKVGSGQAACGSCHGLPPPKPHPTVSPTSCGPCHDFTQLVPNKPATHVDGKVDVAACGECHAVPPATGAHSIHYGDISSPPLASYGDTTAVQDYLPSGAPYYAFGCGNCHPIDPAKHFNGSVDVELSDPAAPSGSLKSLSPSTASYTGGSCSDVYCHSSGQATPTFVTSPAWNGGTLPAPRCAACHDNPPSYPSGGAGTATANTHVQEWSATEAWGHFAGMSGLHGNKHGGVGSSPLTCQTCHFDTVDPSNVAPGGFYYLDTTVDINLGGAASYDCNNAGCHDGASGSPASGTGAVRTAKHVNGKRDVVFDPRESIPAWVTGLPAPPNRPLYPLWSANGFSSYIPPGAVMTGTTWSATLKGASYDPANKTCSSIPCHLKQSYGTGKPSYDPLTWGAAYSCNACHQY
- a CDS encoding sodium-translocating pyrophosphatase; translated protein: MSHSNACGLMRRISHTLTMLLSLLATLFVASAAFASPGHHGGEANLVLPDLDAVHMLGMSGKGLLMIGLGVCALGMLFGYVTLVQVKNLPVHSSMREISDLIYETCKTYLITQGKFILILELFIGAIIIVYFGLLQQMGVGKVLIILAFSLVGIAGSYAVAWYGIRINTYANSRTAFASLAGKPYPLYAIPLKAGMSIGMALISVELLIMLAILLFIPRDYAGPCFIGFAIGESLGASALRIAGGIFTKIADIGSDLMKIVFKIKEDDARNPGVIADCTGDNAGDSVGPSADGFETYGVTGVALITFILLAVPQELLQVQLLVWIFAMRIMMVVASAASYLANEAFQRGSFGKNGNANFEVPLTVLVWLTSAVSITLTFLVSYLLIPNLGGDPSLWWKLSIIISCGTLAGAVIPELIKVFTSTESRHVDEVVTSSREGGASLNILSGMTAGNFSAFWMGMVVITLMGTSYYVSSLGLGELMMAPAVFAFGLVAFGFLGMGPVTIAVDSYGPVTDNAQSVYELSTIENIEGIDAELKKDFSFDVSWERAKHMLEENDGAGNTFKATAKPVLIGTAVVGATTMIFSIIVVLTSGLKENLEKLSVLHPPFLLGLIAGGAMIFWFTGASTQAVTTGAYRAVEFIKKNIKLEGVEKASIEDSKKVVEICTTYAQKGMFNIFLAVFFAALAFSCAEPFFFIGYLISIALFGLFQALFLANAGGAWDNAKKIVEVELKEKGSALHDATVVGDTVGDPFKDTSSVAMNPIIKFTTLFGLLAVELALQLSRETSAVLAAIFFALTLFFVWRSFYGMRIHSEAPSAPAPAQPKPAPAE
- a CDS encoding LamG-like jellyroll fold domain-containing protein — translated: MTSKHSVWLGVGLGVIALAACSSSSSGKVSASGGNAGTDAAAGSGGYGSGGSAGSSGSGGAGGNAGSGGALDAGNDASDAGDAGPNPSKLSTCPGTLGVTPLLFCRLGSSTAITNPDVGPGGNPVGPQDFTPGVCAAGYRSTQAGQYVEFPEIDNGNATINHAEGTIAFWFRPEFDLADAKTHYLVQTTGIANANGGLRIVRRNDRALEISMKRDEGGGVFMFIAVLAQSTVESVLKQNVWTHLAFSWKTSPTPSARFYLNDTAFAPTTFTQGTEAVGQASAGESIQIGSPPSKAESMGTFDELKILPVAIH
- a CDS encoding ATP-binding protein; the encoded protein is MAPGTVLVVDDNELGLRTTTQQLLDAGFAVSGAASGEEALRIVSPDHLAIVLDIELPGLDGFQLCRILKAREATRHLPVVHCTASRSADVKTHVKSLELGADAYLPKPVSEEVLVATVRALIKAREAERKLSDARQQLALSERMVTVGTLAAGVAHEINNPLSSVLANVEYALERLERAQDGADAETVQSVLEALTDARDGTDRVRRIVQDLQIFSQSRADAEGPVNVRTLMETTLSLARLELQHRCRTIEHFEEVPDVIANEHRLGQVFLNLLLNAAQAIRPGAPDQNEVEISVGSRDGFVDVQVRDTGVGIEPDRLSRIFDPFYTTRTVGQGMGLGLALAHRLIGDLGGSITAESKVGSGTTLRIRLPVAPTVDVN
- a CDS encoding MYXO-CTERM sorting domain-containing protein yields the protein MKRALLSGAFALTLTQPAQAACPSYTLSSSSNTHNCGVEAVPGTNPSVTEWQQIFDLIAQGPSVWGNQGPAVSDIKQGCDAPSPIADVPPRFACELLKAIAQSESAWTQFCVPTSPADQVGGASRTIISFDCGYGVGQVTSGMHKGETPGFDQKRVAAEPIYNMATGAQIFAAKWRATKCVGDRQPTVIEHWYTATWAYNGLAYSNNPSNPTYSSSRGVWNPKVGGAAPYQEKVFGNVEHPAGSPPRWESVALAYPNPANVGGSGSPPALPEPSCASPTDCGNTRPTHESNCFGGSTQPDAGVAGSAGAVADAGVGGGSAGGAGGSAGAAGNASGGAVGGGGKQSTRRIAQDDSGCGCRQAGAATPTYGGLLLLVVLGLFRRRAPR